In the Candidatus Mycosynbacter amalyticus genome, one interval contains:
- a CDS encoding TetR/AcrR family transcriptional regulator produces the protein MTTVISNRLHPDERKDQLLAVAAKHFADHGYTNASMSHIATEAHVGRALVYHYYPSKAALFEAVILHQSDELLAATKPTHELTAEQNLVRALNAYIDYQERTDNVILTLRRSDASVPKTARRAVSCHHDVHTERIIEYLNLPDTPLMRGALSSWLSFVAEMAYHANEHRDIAKDHIIRICINALENIVGSVTGNTIE, from the coding sequence ATGACGACTGTCATTTCTAACCGGCTTCACCCCGATGAGCGCAAAGATCAGCTGCTAGCGGTTGCCGCCAAACACTTCGCCGATCACGGCTACACCAACGCATCAATGAGCCACATTGCCACCGAGGCACATGTAGGGCGCGCCTTGGTGTACCACTACTATCCCAGCAAAGCGGCGTTGTTTGAAGCGGTCATCCTCCACCAATCCGACGAACTGCTCGCGGCTACAAAGCCTACGCACGAACTGACGGCCGAACAAAATTTAGTACGGGCGCTGAATGCCTATATCGACTATCAGGAGCGAACAGACAACGTTATTCTGACGCTTCGCCGATCCGACGCGTCCGTACCAAAGACCGCACGCCGGGCCGTTTCGTGTCATCACGACGTTCACACCGAACGTATCATCGAATACCTCAATCTTCCGGATACGCCGCTGATGCGTGGCGCGCTGAGCTCGTGGCTGAGTTTCGTGGCCGAAATGGCCTACCACGCGAATGAACACCGCGACATCGCAAAAGACCATATCATTCGCATATGCATCAATGCTCTCGAGAATATCGTCGGGTCAGTTACCGGAAACACGATCGAGTAA
- a CDS encoding ABC transporter permease has product MSNKYTPPKIKPSTSSLRRSVLIATGVLVGVAVIELLLAFSYITAFHHPKAHSLPLAVVGEASKVDTVAKTLQDKSNGAYSVSVVSSKDEAVSKLKRQDIYAIYTPTFPTSTITVASAINKSLTTSLETSLRQFDEQYQQAVRKQLAANPQTAALAQAPIKSTTVDDIAALPAEDPNGIGLFYVAFAFVFGGYFAAVSLNLIRGKRIYTHVNAIIRTIGMAVFAFVTSLGVAGIAQSAHILPDGNFWTVVGVGTLTTYGVGMFSGALITLLGMAGTALVIILFVVLGTPASGGPVAVALTGDGIWKSLAGVLPTGSGLSALRQAIYFNGIDIMRYLLVPIVYSLIGVAVLLGYGIRNSSISFAEKEIVNDNKED; this is encoded by the coding sequence ATGTCTAATAAGTACACCCCCCCTAAAATCAAACCATCGACATCATCGTTAAGACGATCCGTTTTGATCGCAACCGGCGTTTTAGTTGGCGTTGCCGTTATCGAGCTGTTGCTCGCCTTTAGTTACATCACGGCGTTTCACCACCCGAAAGCACACTCGTTGCCGCTTGCGGTCGTCGGTGAAGCATCAAAGGTTGACACCGTCGCCAAGACGCTGCAGGACAAGAGTAATGGCGCCTACTCGGTATCGGTCGTCAGCAGCAAGGACGAGGCAGTCTCCAAGTTGAAACGTCAAGACATCTACGCTATCTATACACCGACGTTTCCGACGAGCACTATCACCGTTGCATCGGCGATCAATAAGAGTCTGACCACCTCTCTTGAAACGTCATTGAGGCAATTCGACGAGCAGTACCAACAGGCGGTACGCAAGCAACTGGCGGCAAACCCGCAAACAGCAGCGCTCGCCCAAGCACCAATCAAATCCACGACGGTCGATGACATCGCGGCGCTTCCTGCCGAAGACCCGAACGGTATCGGATTATTTTACGTCGCCTTCGCCTTCGTGTTCGGCGGGTATTTTGCCGCCGTATCGCTCAACCTGATTCGGGGCAAGCGGATATACACACATGTCAATGCTATCATCCGCACAATTGGCATGGCTGTCTTTGCCTTTGTGACCAGCCTCGGGGTCGCGGGCATCGCCCAAAGCGCGCATATTCTGCCTGATGGAAATTTCTGGACTGTCGTCGGTGTCGGAACGCTGACGACGTACGGGGTCGGGATGTTCTCGGGTGCACTTATTACTCTTCTCGGTATGGCAGGGACGGCGCTAGTGATTATCCTTTTTGTTGTTCTTGGTACGCCAGCCTCGGGTGGCCCGGTCGCGGTTGCGCTGACCGGTGACGGGATATGGAAATCGCTTGCAGGCGTCCTTCCTACCGGTTCGGGGCTGAGCGCGTTGCGTCAAGCGATATACTTTAATGGTATCGACATCATGCGCTACCTACTCGTACCTATTGTCTATTCGCTTATTGGCGTTGCCGTGCTGCTCGGCTATGGCATACGCAATTCCAGTATCAGTTTCGCCGAAAAAGAAATTGTTAACGATAACAAAGAAGACTAG
- a CDS encoding co-chaperone GroES, whose protein sequence is MSSPIKPLADRVVAVREKAQEKTASGLFLPDSSKEKPVVAEVVAVGPDAKAVKKGDKIVYKEYSTTELKINDVEYLIVKEEDILATV, encoded by the coding sequence ATGAGTTCACCTATTAAACCACTGGCAGATCGTGTCGTCGCAGTGCGCGAGAAGGCACAGGAAAAGACCGCAAGCGGACTGTTTCTCCCAGATAGTTCGAAAGAGAAACCAGTCGTGGCAGAAGTAGTGGCAGTTGGCCCAGACGCCAAGGCTGTCAAAAAAGGCGACAAGATCGTTTACAAAGAATACAGCACGACAGAGCTCAAGATCAACGATGTTGAGTATTTGATTGTCAAAGAAGAAGATATCTTAGCGACGGTATAA
- the groEL gene encoding chaperonin GroEL — MAKKVFYDDDARERVLAGAKALYDAVKVTYGPKGGNVVIAKGYGGPTVTHDGVTVAESVELPENDDETLGYKVGAELIKQAATKLNKVAGDGTTTVTVLTYSILKEANRLIAAGHNPQELRKGIEAAAVDVIKSLEKQAESIEGKSDRVAEVATISAGSREIGELIASVIEKVGKEGVVTVEAGQGLELESEVVEGFSLDKGFASALFVTDVNRQEAVFEKPAIVLTDKKLSSVQDIAPILEKLAQAGQKSLVLIADEVEGEALSILVLNKLKGVFNSVVVKAPSFGDRRKDVLADIAVLTGATVVSDERGMTFENTGLEVVGSARKVIVGKDESTIIEGAGKAADVKARIAQITTQAESAPSNYDREQYEKRAAALSGKVAVIKVGGASETEIDEKKFRVDDAVAATKAALAEGIVAGGGVTLVNLSDAIKADGADSHSAGKLILKNALKQPFLQIMANAGLNSEALLAQVENGKAGFGIDVNAPENGLIDVKKAGVIDPARVTKEAVQNAVSIASTAATMGALVVDIPEKEAPAAGGMPGGMGMM; from the coding sequence ATGGCAAAAAAAGTATTTTATGACGATGACGCTCGTGAGCGCGTGCTCGCTGGCGCAAAAGCACTGTATGACGCAGTGAAAGTAACGTACGGTCCAAAAGGTGGCAATGTCGTGATTGCCAAGGGTTATGGTGGTCCAACAGTCACGCATGATGGTGTGACTGTAGCAGAAAGTGTGGAGTTACCAGAAAACGACGATGAGACGCTTGGCTACAAAGTGGGTGCGGAGCTTATCAAACAAGCTGCGACCAAGCTCAACAAGGTGGCGGGCGACGGCACGACAACAGTGACGGTACTGACCTACAGCATCCTCAAAGAAGCTAACCGCTTGATTGCAGCTGGTCATAACCCACAGGAACTACGCAAAGGTATCGAAGCTGCGGCTGTCGATGTGATCAAGTCGCTCGAGAAACAGGCGGAGTCGATCGAAGGCAAAAGTGATCGCGTAGCAGAGGTCGCGACTATTTCAGCGGGGAGTCGTGAGATCGGCGAGCTGATCGCCAGCGTCATCGAAAAAGTTGGCAAAGAAGGCGTCGTCACTGTCGAAGCTGGTCAGGGTCTTGAGCTCGAAAGTGAAGTGGTCGAGGGCTTCAGTCTCGACAAAGGCTTCGCGAGCGCACTGTTTGTCACAGACGTGAATCGCCAAGAGGCAGTATTCGAGAAACCAGCTATCGTACTGACCGACAAAAAGCTGAGTAGCGTGCAAGATATCGCACCAATCCTCGAGAAACTTGCCCAAGCTGGCCAGAAGAGCCTTGTACTGATTGCCGACGAAGTAGAGGGTGAAGCACTGAGTATCCTGGTGCTCAACAAGCTCAAAGGTGTATTCAACAGCGTCGTCGTAAAGGCACCAAGTTTCGGTGATCGCCGCAAGGATGTACTGGCTGACATCGCCGTGCTGACGGGTGCGACCGTAGTGAGCGACGAGCGCGGCATGACGTTCGAAAACACCGGCCTCGAAGTTGTGGGTAGTGCCCGCAAGGTAATCGTCGGCAAAGATGAGAGCACTATCATCGAAGGCGCTGGTAAAGCAGCCGACGTGAAAGCTCGTATCGCCCAGATCACGACGCAGGCTGAAAGCGCTCCAAGTAACTATGACCGCGAGCAGTACGAAAAGCGTGCGGCCGCACTGAGCGGCAAAGTCGCCGTCATCAAGGTCGGTGGGGCCTCTGAGACCGAGATCGACGAGAAGAAGTTCCGTGTCGATGATGCCGTGGCGGCGACCAAAGCGGCGCTTGCCGAAGGCATCGTGGCCGGCGGCGGTGTGACACTCGTAAACTTGTCTGATGCCATCAAGGCTGACGGTGCGGACTCACATTCAGCTGGCAAGCTGATCCTCAAGAATGCGCTCAAACAGCCTTTCCTGCAGATCATGGCGAATGCCGGTCTCAATAGCGAAGCGCTACTTGCGCAGGTAGAAAACGGCAAAGCTGGCTTCGGTATCGATGTCAATGCGCCTGAAAACGGCCTAATCGATGTGAAGAAAGCAGGTGTGATTGATCCAGCGCGCGTGACGAAAGAAGCGGTCCAAAACGCGGTCTCGATCGCATCTACAGCTGCGACTATGGGCGCCCTCGTGGTTGATATCCCAGAGAAAGAAGCTCCGGCTGCCGGCGGTATGCCTGGCGGCATGGGAATGATGTAG
- a CDS encoding UDP-N-acetylglucosamine-transferase, with protein MKKILIEIASYRDDELGKTVASLLRQAKHPERLRFAIAHQYGPETEHTLDKYRDDERFRLHEIPWHEARGLGVARRRCDDMYAGEDFYFQIDAHMRAEREWDARLVREWEARDDEMAILSSYPPAYKYVAPAQVEFVPSDPNRLVVNAMYAGFVPTFFGQALRADTSRRGAFLAGGFQFGPGRVCTEVPYEPDVCFVGDEIIHSLRVFAAGYRVYSVLDQVLWHLYLRSEHQPNARHFWKDFQETSELAEIYEQMNARSLEVMRRYFVGQASDVRAFEEFAGVDLQQHTVHPDMYELPNLPMGSGGEWRSRSMAPRTQA; from the coding sequence ATGAAAAAGATTTTGATAGAAATCGCGTCGTATCGAGACGATGAGCTGGGCAAGACAGTGGCAAGTTTGCTGCGGCAAGCGAAGCACCCCGAGCGGCTGCGATTTGCAATAGCGCACCAGTATGGTCCAGAGACCGAACATACGCTCGATAAATATCGAGACGATGAACGATTTCGGCTACACGAGATACCCTGGCATGAGGCTCGCGGACTTGGTGTGGCACGACGACGCTGCGATGATATGTATGCGGGGGAAGACTTTTATTTCCAAATCGATGCGCATATGCGAGCCGAGCGGGAGTGGGATGCGCGACTAGTACGGGAATGGGAAGCGCGCGATGATGAGATGGCGATACTGTCGTCATACCCACCGGCGTACAAGTATGTAGCGCCAGCGCAAGTAGAGTTCGTACCATCCGACCCCAACAGGTTAGTGGTCAATGCGATGTATGCGGGGTTTGTGCCGACGTTTTTTGGGCAAGCACTGCGCGCTGATACATCACGCCGGGGTGCGTTTCTCGCGGGTGGGTTTCAGTTTGGTCCGGGGCGGGTATGTACAGAGGTACCGTACGAGCCGGACGTGTGCTTTGTGGGGGACGAGATTATCCATTCGCTGCGTGTGTTTGCAGCTGGCTATAGAGTATATAGTGTGCTAGATCAGGTATTGTGGCATTTGTATCTTCGCTCGGAGCATCAGCCGAACGCACGACATTTTTGGAAGGATTTTCAGGAGACCTCGGAGCTCGCAGAGATATATGAGCAGATGAACGCGCGCAGCCTAGAGGTAATGCGCCGGTATTTTGTGGGGCAGGCGAGCGATGTGCGGGCGTTTGAGGAGTTTGCGGGCGTAGATTTGCAGCAACACACGGTGCATCCGGACATGTATGAACTGCCTAATTTGCCGATGGGCAGCGGTGGAGAGTGGCGTAGTCGATCCATGGCGCCGCGTACTCAAGCCTAA
- a CDS encoding SIS domain-containing protein, with the protein MLDDVQIYTQKDPSGALGVAASEWQQAKFEAEVQHPDHDGREITRIVFAGMGGSALSALMVKSWLEGSLDVPFEVVRTYALPAYVGSSTLVVISSCSGNTEETLSCLDDAQARGAQIAVLTAGGTLLERAQQGSMTHVVLPSRTEYEPRMTTLAQMRALTKLLWHFGVTDGSYYDEIARYADWLHDESQAWLPEVTTDKNIAKQLALFSVGKTAVFYAGHLMAPIAYKWKISWNETGKNLAFWNEYPEFNHNEFLGWSSHPIEKPYAVIDLVSDFEHERILKRFELSDKLLSGRRPKANIVRLQGESPVAQMLWGCVLADFVSSYVAVLNGVDPTPVDLIEKFKKELAS; encoded by the coding sequence ATGTTAGACGATGTGCAGATTTATACGCAAAAAGACCCATCGGGGGCGTTGGGAGTAGCGGCGAGCGAGTGGCAGCAGGCCAAGTTCGAGGCGGAGGTGCAACATCCGGATCATGACGGACGTGAGATTACTCGTATCGTCTTCGCGGGCATGGGCGGTTCAGCGCTGTCGGCGCTGATGGTGAAATCATGGCTCGAGGGTTCGCTGGATGTGCCATTTGAGGTGGTGCGAACCTATGCACTGCCGGCGTATGTCGGAAGTTCGACGCTCGTAGTGATTAGCAGCTGCTCTGGTAACACCGAGGAGACGCTAAGCTGCCTAGACGACGCCCAGGCCCGGGGCGCACAGATTGCTGTGCTCACAGCTGGCGGTACACTGCTGGAGCGTGCTCAGCAGGGCAGCATGACGCACGTGGTGCTGCCGAGTCGTACTGAGTACGAGCCGCGCATGACGACGCTGGCGCAGATGCGTGCGTTGACGAAGCTATTGTGGCATTTTGGTGTGACGGATGGCTCGTATTACGATGAAATCGCACGGTATGCGGATTGGCTACACGACGAATCACAGGCTTGGCTGCCAGAAGTGACAACCGACAAAAACATCGCCAAGCAACTCGCCCTTTTCTCTGTCGGTAAAACAGCGGTGTTTTATGCAGGCCACCTGATGGCGCCTATCGCCTACAAATGGAAGATTAGCTGGAACGAGACAGGTAAAAACTTGGCGTTTTGGAACGAGTATCCAGAGTTTAATCACAACGAGTTTTTGGGATGGTCGAGTCATCCGATAGAGAAGCCGTATGCGGTGATTGATCTAGTAAGTGATTTTGAGCATGAACGCATTCTGAAGCGTTTCGAGTTGAGCGACAAACTACTAAGCGGCCGACGGCCAAAAGCAAATATCGTGCGCTTGCAGGGCGAATCACCGGTAGCGCAGATGCTGTGGGGGTGTGTGTTGGCAGATTTCGTGAGTAGCTATGTGGCGGTGCTCAACGGCGTGGATCCGACACCAGTAGACTTGATCGAGAAATTCAAAAAAGAGTTGGCTAGCTAG
- a CDS encoding ABC transporter permease: protein MRLLIVNHISVARESLRRNRLRTLLTTLGITLGVACMTVIFALSYGAAKLVSDQVDALGGNIAVIRPGTEQTPQNLRDMVAPLGGNSFAVSSLTEKDYRTVSELDNVADAAPLMSVDGSVKTNDSKQTITDAPIVATTPALATVSDLKIQDGQFIDDITNQNTAVIGHQLSIDLFGTDQSIGQLFKVRGQQFTVIGVLKTVDDAINYNNLNVNDAVIISLDSGKSFNQGIAQIRQIDVKAKDAANLSALTSQINKVITDNHNGEKDFTVLTGDQISKPTSLLFNLVGVVAMLVSAIALIIGGIGIMNIMLANVAERTREIGIRKAVGASNYHITFQFLIEALVMSISGGVFGFLLGYAVALLLSTFLPFNPGFTWWVPVASIGTSMLVGLVFGIYPALRAARKNPIEALRQYH from the coding sequence ATGCGTCTTCTCATCGTCAATCACATCAGCGTGGCCCGCGAATCTCTGCGCCGTAATCGCCTCCGGACGCTTCTCACAACCCTCGGTATCACGCTCGGTGTTGCCTGTATGACGGTCATATTCGCACTGAGCTATGGCGCCGCCAAGCTAGTGAGCGATCAAGTCGATGCACTTGGTGGCAACATCGCCGTTATCCGCCCCGGCACTGAGCAGACACCACAAAACCTTCGGGACATGGTGGCGCCACTCGGCGGCAACAGCTTCGCAGTCAGCTCACTTACCGAAAAAGATTATCGCACCGTCTCCGAGCTCGATAATGTCGCCGATGCTGCACCACTCATGTCAGTCGACGGTTCCGTGAAGACAAATGATAGCAAACAAACAATCACCGATGCGCCGATCGTCGCTACCACCCCAGCTCTTGCCACCGTCTCCGACCTCAAAATCCAAGACGGCCAGTTCATTGACGACATCACCAACCAAAACACCGCCGTCATCGGTCATCAGCTTTCGATCGACCTGTTCGGCACCGACCAGTCCATCGGTCAACTATTCAAAGTTCGTGGCCAACAGTTCACGGTCATCGGCGTACTCAAAACAGTCGACGACGCGATCAACTACAATAATCTGAACGTCAATGACGCCGTCATCATCAGCCTCGATAGCGGTAAGTCGTTCAACCAAGGCATTGCACAGATCCGACAGATTGACGTCAAAGCCAAAGATGCCGCCAACCTCTCGGCTCTCACCTCTCAGATCAACAAAGTCATCACCGACAACCACAACGGGGAGAAAGACTTCACTGTCCTCACTGGCGACCAGATCTCCAAGCCTACATCACTCTTGTTCAATCTCGTCGGTGTCGTGGCGATGCTCGTGTCGGCTATCGCACTTATAATCGGCGGTATCGGCATTATGAATATCATGCTAGCCAACGTTGCCGAGCGTACCCGCGAAATTGGTATTCGCAAAGCCGTCGGTGCCAGCAACTATCACATTACATTCCAGTTCCTCATCGAAGCGCTCGTAATGAGCATATCCGGTGGCGTCTTCGGTTTTCTCCTCGGCTACGCCGTCGCCCTTCTCCTTAGCACCTTCTTGCCATTCAACCCAGGCTTCACTTGGTGGGTCCCTGTCGCTTCAATCGGCACCTCTATGCTCGTCGGCCTCGTTTTTGGCATCTATCCAGCTCTGCGTGCCGCTCGCAAAAATCCTATCGAAGCGCTACGACAGTATCATTGA
- a CDS encoding ABC transporter ATP-binding protein codes for MKKADSAPVISLRGLTKRYGIGDAEHTVLDNIDLEIKKGEFIAIMGPSGCGKTSLLNVLGLLDKPDEGDYRLDGKSVARLTSAKRAAIRSKRIGFVFQSFNLVPRLNVIENVALPLAYTGTPALKSAKKASAMLKTFHLNEREYYMPWQLSGGQTQRVAIARALVNDPSIILADEPTGNLDSKSSHLILEELSDIHRRGNTIIMVTHNPDMTTYADRVITMLDGRIDTDTKTTVVQNTRSSAPAKKVSLGSRSKSTRRARKGKK; via the coding sequence ATGAAAAAAGCTGACTCGGCACCAGTCATATCTTTGAGAGGCCTCACGAAACGCTACGGCATAGGTGACGCCGAACACACTGTGCTCGACAATATAGACCTCGAGATCAAAAAAGGCGAATTCATCGCCATTATGGGCCCGAGCGGTTGTGGCAAGACAAGCCTCCTCAATGTACTAGGACTTCTCGACAAGCCAGATGAAGGCGACTACCGACTCGACGGTAAATCAGTTGCCCGCCTCACCAGCGCCAAACGCGCCGCTATCCGCTCCAAGCGTATCGGATTCGTGTTCCAGAGCTTCAATCTCGTGCCACGGCTGAACGTCATCGAAAACGTTGCACTTCCCCTTGCTTATACAGGAACCCCAGCTCTTAAAAGTGCCAAAAAAGCTAGCGCTATGCTGAAGACTTTTCATCTCAACGAACGCGAATACTACATGCCCTGGCAGCTCTCTGGCGGACAGACCCAACGCGTGGCCATCGCCCGCGCCCTAGTAAACGACCCCAGCATTATCCTGGCAGACGAGCCGACAGGCAATCTCGATAGCAAATCTAGCCACCTCATCCTCGAAGAATTGTCCGACATCCACCGTCGCGGCAACACAATCATCATGGTAACCCACAATCCCGATATGACCACCTACGCCGACCGTGTGATCACTATGCTCGACGGTCGGATCGATACCGACACCAAGACAACTGTCGTCCAAAATACCCGTTCATCTGCCCCGGCAAAAAAAGTTAGTCTTGGCAGTCGCAGCAAATCAACTCGCCGTGCACGAAAGGGTAAAAAGTAA
- a CDS encoding AAA family ATPase: protein MTSPNRNRYKELWEKGTQTGQLRLSTERLSDLLLEEFPPEVWAIEGLIPAEGVTIISGSPGSFKTWLYMEMAVKVAQGESVFGHFPSKQMGVMVIDEESGRQRLQKRFKQMGASENTEIHFTSRIGYKMNHLYVDAIAKEAKEKEIGLVIFDSFTRFNNADENASGDMATLMDCYRQLADTGLAVLILHHNRKGVAGQSNPAMEMRGSSDILAAADCHIAVNRVGQSEFVRLTQTKNRDIWEPAPFELRFHENATEFEYVGEGKSSADRHNEQLKEIVEAVGLYPGLSKRQLVAQIKTDGFKGGDKKISDCLDELARTEMVRVLPGGRNSYKYYLPSDEPSAAKND from the coding sequence ATGACCTCTCCAAATCGCAACCGATACAAAGAGCTTTGGGAAAAAGGTACACAGACAGGCCAGCTAAGGCTCTCTACTGAACGATTGAGCGATTTGTTGCTAGAGGAGTTTCCGCCAGAAGTTTGGGCTATAGAAGGCTTAATACCAGCCGAGGGAGTAACAATCATCTCAGGCTCACCTGGAAGTTTCAAAACTTGGCTATATATGGAGATGGCAGTGAAAGTTGCTCAGGGTGAGAGTGTGTTTGGACATTTCCCTTCTAAACAGATGGGGGTAATGGTTATTGATGAAGAGAGTGGACGACAGAGACTACAAAAGCGGTTCAAACAAATGGGAGCTTCTGAAAATACAGAGATTCATTTTACTTCCAGAATTGGCTATAAGATGAACCATTTATATGTAGACGCAATCGCAAAAGAAGCTAAAGAAAAAGAAATTGGCTTAGTTATATTTGATTCCTTTACCCGCTTCAATAATGCTGATGAAAACGCTTCTGGTGATATGGCTACGCTTATGGACTGCTATAGGCAGTTGGCGGATACAGGACTTGCAGTATTGATTCTGCACCACAACCGAAAAGGTGTCGCAGGGCAAAGCAATCCAGCAATGGAAATGCGTGGTTCTTCCGACATTTTAGCTGCCGCAGATTGTCACATTGCAGTAAACCGTGTTGGTCAAAGCGAGTTCGTAAGACTTACACAAACCAAGAATAGAGATATTTGGGAGCCAGCCCCATTTGAACTGAGGTTTCACGAGAATGCTACAGAGTTTGAATATGTAGGCGAAGGAAAGTCGTCAGCAGACCGACACAATGAACAGCTGAAAGAAATTGTAGAAGCAGTAGGGTTATATCCTGGATTATCTAAAAGGCAGCTTGTAGCACAAATTAAGACAGATGGGTTCAAAGGTGGTGATAAAAAGATTAGCGACTGCCTAGATGAGCTAGCTCGTACAGAGATGGTAAGAGTACTACCTGGTGGGCGTAATTCTTATAAATACTATTTACCCTCTGACGAGCCGAGTGCCGCAAAAAATGATTAG
- a CDS encoding helix-turn-helix domain-containing protein, producing MNENELMKTFGKRVAVVRKSKGVTQQQLAESISMSVVAIAYIETGKRWARLGTLNKIASSLKVDIADLFKDI from the coding sequence ATGAATGAAAACGAATTGATGAAAACATTTGGCAAGCGTGTTGCAGTAGTACGAAAAAGTAAAGGCGTAACGCAACAACAATTAGCCGAAAGTATTAGTATGAGCGTCGTAGCAATTGCATATATCGAAACTGGTAAGCGGTGGGCTAGACTCGGTACATTAAATAAGATTGCAAGCTCATTGAAAGTAGATATAGCAGACTTATTTAAAGATATTTAG
- a CDS encoding SHOCT domain-containing protein yields MSFFDKVKDASDKAGKSIQKSYQEQQQKSAELKDIRGAKLDALAVEYMGGYGDGRKANGIITFYQNQTEFSAVMSTKFTIPNSQIKDILVEGKDEVNRRVTVTRLIAVGIFAFALKKKSKDQESYITLELIDGQEVILFVENKAPMALRAKLAKVISSVKQVSASHQVVSAQPQPRVSIADELGKLANLKEQGILTQAEFDTEKAKVLNGRTSI; encoded by the coding sequence ATGTCATTCTTCGACAAGGTTAAAGATGCAAGTGATAAAGCTGGTAAATCAATTCAGAAGAGCTATCAAGAGCAACAGCAGAAGTCAGCCGAACTAAAGGATATTAGAGGGGCTAAACTAGACGCTCTAGCTGTGGAGTATATGGGTGGATACGGTGATGGTCGTAAAGCGAATGGCATTATTACTTTTTACCAAAACCAAACAGAGTTCAGTGCTGTTATGAGTACAAAGTTCACTATACCTAATTCTCAAATCAAAGACATTCTTGTAGAAGGTAAAGATGAAGTTAATAGGCGTGTTACCGTAACCCGACTTATTGCAGTTGGTATATTTGCTTTTGCACTCAAGAAGAAGAGCAAAGACCAAGAATCGTATATCACGCTTGAACTTATTGATGGTCAAGAAGTTATTTTATTCGTGGAAAATAAAGCACCTATGGCTTTGAGAGCTAAATTAGCTAAGGTTATCTCGTCTGTTAAACAAGTTAGTGCATCACACCAAGTAGTCTCTGCTCAGCCGCAACCACGAGTAAGCATAGCTGATGAACTCGGTAAACTCGCTAACCTCAAAGAACAAGGTATATTGACCCAAGCTGAGTTTGATACAGAAAAAGCTAAAGTACTTAACGGTAGGACGTCTATATGA
- a CDS encoding DMT family transporter, translating into MGWLFLIGAIIAEVSGALSLRMASSGKRRWWVAVAVGYTIAFTMLIFTLSSGMALGVAYGIWAASGVALTAIFSKLLFKEHLTLVMSIGIAVVIGGVLMIELGSGATH; encoded by the coding sequence ATGGGTTGGTTATTTCTTATCGGTGCAATTATTGCCGAGGTATCAGGAGCACTTTCATTACGGATGGCAAGCTCAGGCAAGCGTCGATGGTGGGTAGCTGTTGCGGTTGGATATACTATTGCCTTTACAATGCTGATTTTTACACTTTCTAGCGGTATGGCCCTCGGTGTCGCTTACGGTATATGGGCAGCGTCAGGAGTTGCTCTTACTGCGATTTTTAGCAAACTACTATTCAAAGAACATCTGACGTTAGTTATGTCCATTGGTATTGCCGTTGTAATTGGAGGTGTGCTTATGATTGAACTAGGTAGTGGCGCTACGCATTAG
- a CDS encoding DMT family transporter: MKQWIFLVGAIISEVVATLSLKAGMDNSIFYIVVLIGYVLAFVFLTKALKSGMALGVAYGIWGACGVAMTAFLSHLIFNEPLTSIMVLGIVVIIAGVLMIELGSQAATRKEKGNV; this comes from the coding sequence ATGAAACAATGGATATTTCTAGTCGGAGCTATCATTTCGGAAGTAGTAGCTACACTTTCATTGAAGGCAGGGATGGATAATTCAATTTTCTATATAGTGGTATTGATAGGTTATGTATTAGCTTTTGTGTTTTTAACAAAAGCACTTAAATCAGGTATGGCTCTAGGGGTAGCTTATGGGATATGGGGTGCTTGTGGTGTAGCAATGACTGCGTTCCTATCACATTTGATTTTTAACGAACCTTTAACCTCGATTATGGTACTAGGGATTGTAGTAATTATTGCTGGCGTACTAATGATTGAATTAGGTTCACAGGCTGCAACTAGAAAAGAGAAAGGAAACGTATAA